A single region of the Mechercharimyces sp. CAU 1602 genome encodes:
- a CDS encoding siphovirus ReqiPepy6 Gp37-like family protein, with protein sequence MEALKSHYRIRVRNKKFEFVGEVDEYISLQVELKYNEVSKWTLKLDATSDGAQLFYNLMDDPNNGGIGGVYIERNGYLLLSGPYLDAEEEASVAGEYLTLSGSCDMIWIQNHLALPHPKFMASPKMSSSLYPDSTTNYHTDQYPNEGDSNKRYASNHIHSFVVDNFGQTQEESLRRLDFLNCVDNDNGYLIPNAEKSRARGESMLPFIQGIADYSEYKGYPLQILCRQYLNAGDWEVRFETIEPSIAGNAVMSMSLGTIVSYTYKRIRPKATQILVGGSGEGVDRVFAYTKDDASRSMYGRIEAFEEYTGEKPDDGEETKNLIKYANQRLSEYGEQTSFQFQFQETEAVRYGRDFKLGDKVRVILKRQTTTNIVRAVSFSVSGNQEEIQIAVGKTNAVHTGLRLFDRLRNLEHRYDGLTKRTLGE encoded by the coding sequence ATGGAGGCTCTAAAATCTCATTATCGAATCAGGGTAAGGAATAAGAAGTTTGAGTTCGTGGGGGAGGTAGACGAGTATATTTCTCTTCAAGTGGAGCTCAAATACAACGAAGTTTCAAAGTGGACACTCAAGCTGGATGCCACAAGTGATGGTGCCCAGCTTTTTTATAATCTGATGGATGACCCGAACAATGGTGGAATCGGCGGGGTATACATCGAACGCAACGGATATTTACTTCTATCGGGACCCTACTTGGACGCGGAAGAAGAGGCATCTGTAGCGGGTGAATATCTTACCTTATCCGGTTCATGCGATATGATCTGGATTCAAAACCATCTTGCGCTCCCACATCCGAAGTTCATGGCGAGTCCGAAAATGAGCTCTTCCCTCTACCCGGATAGCACAACCAATTACCATACAGACCAATATCCAAATGAAGGGGATAGCAACAAGAGGTATGCCTCGAATCACATCCACTCCTTTGTGGTGGACAACTTTGGACAGACCCAAGAGGAAAGCTTGCGTAGATTGGATTTCTTGAACTGTGTGGATAATGACAATGGATATCTGATCCCGAACGCAGAGAAGTCGAGAGCACGAGGCGAGTCGATGCTCCCTTTCATACAAGGAATAGCGGACTACTCGGAGTACAAAGGTTATCCTCTTCAAATTCTCTGTAGGCAATACTTGAATGCAGGTGATTGGGAAGTTCGCTTCGAAACGATAGAACCTTCGATTGCTGGCAACGCTGTTATGAGCATGAGCCTGGGGACCATTGTGAGCTACACCTACAAGCGAATCCGACCGAAAGCAACTCAGATATTGGTGGGAGGTTCTGGCGAAGGAGTAGATCGAGTGTTTGCCTACACGAAAGATGATGCATCAAGGTCGATGTATGGACGGATTGAAGCCTTTGAGGAGTACACGGGTGAGAAACCCGATGATGGAGAAGAAACGAAAAACTTAATTAAATATGCGAATCAACGATTGTCTGAGTACGGAGAGCAGACCTCGTTTCAGTTTCAATTTCAGGAGACGGAGGCGGTTCGATACGGTAGGGATTTCAAGCTAGGTGACAAGGTACGAGTGATATTGAAAAGACAGACCACTACGAACATCGTGCGAGCGGTGTCTTTTTCTGTATCGGGAAATCAAGAGGAAATCCAGATAGCTGTAGGGAAAACGAATGCGGTTCATACAGGATTACGTCTCTTTGATCGCCTGAGGAACCTTGAGCACCGCTACGATGGATTGACCAAGAGGACGCTAGGCGAGTAA
- a CDS encoding phage tail domain-containing protein codes for MATSGTLTKSIETRSWGGGYRLRLVWSATQSETNNTSTITAKLYWESLHSSFDIQSSATKTCKIGINGSSDYHRAAGMANLSGGQIKKIHEWRKTVIHKSDGTKTVPFDCYIDLAGILIYSSGKRHYKIRIQKSVTLDKITRSDPDPPQPNEPRTSAGWYRTPLISNRDGDYGEKPTSDGSMFRSDNRSTRNNENAVSSISFSIPHNVKNAKVTWWNLVESERGQYGNITKSKQWYGDDVPDTLVYYDLFEEYRIYINGDSWKRFEWCNPNRTTSQYAYNQWGCPWGKWWEESLVLTPGRTYEMTFEFKRDAGDSSPIHGRNLMAVDDLNVTWTEQSGEIITHPPNPLIYLDGRDGYRDVIPHSGSDAPPIEFTEYETNSQQGSVYQFTNVKPRDVIRTVSVQGFSEEDLREKVRKMTSTLVNKPLTLLCLYPEGEQRQLVCRYMNGLEGEQTRSRFGFQKKMSLKFRAFDPMWYGEYSKVDRDSTMAMSSTRMKVYNAGDTELYPILRLYGPGTNPLVKLTTTWNDDPIHQLKLNYSIPTNRYVLIDMRPGKKLIILDDGTNLYEHINATYSQFFTVPRGVWSVDLDYTGGTDDNSRLEIEYQLAYWGV; via the coding sequence GTGGCTACCAGTGGTACTTTGACAAAATCAATAGAGACGCGTAGCTGGGGTGGGGGATATCGGCTACGACTGGTTTGGTCTGCAACTCAAAGTGAGACAAACAACACGAGTACCATTACAGCAAAACTATATTGGGAGAGTCTACACTCTAGCTTCGATATACAGTCAAGTGCGACAAAAACCTGTAAGATCGGAATCAACGGTTCCTCTGATTATCACCGTGCTGCGGGAATGGCGAACCTCAGCGGTGGACAGATCAAAAAGATCCATGAATGGAGGAAGACGGTCATCCATAAATCAGATGGGACAAAAACCGTACCATTTGACTGCTATATTGATTTAGCAGGGATTCTTATTTATAGCTCGGGGAAGCGACATTACAAAATCCGAATTCAAAAGTCAGTTACTTTAGACAAGATTACAAGGTCTGATCCTGATCCACCCCAGCCGAATGAACCAAGAACGAGCGCTGGATGGTATCGAACCCCTCTGATATCAAATCGGGATGGAGATTATGGAGAAAAGCCCACTTCGGATGGGTCTATGTTCAGGTCAGACAATCGGAGCACAAGGAACAACGAAAACGCAGTCTCATCCATCTCATTTTCTATCCCGCACAACGTCAAAAACGCCAAAGTGACATGGTGGAACCTTGTGGAGTCGGAACGCGGGCAATATGGGAACATCACGAAGTCCAAGCAATGGTATGGAGATGATGTCCCAGATACACTGGTTTACTATGACCTCTTTGAAGAGTATCGGATCTACATCAACGGCGACAGTTGGAAGCGCTTTGAATGGTGCAATCCGAACCGAACAACATCTCAATATGCTTACAATCAGTGGGGGTGCCCGTGGGGGAAATGGTGGGAGGAATCGTTGGTACTTACACCAGGTAGAACCTACGAAATGACATTTGAATTCAAGCGAGACGCAGGGGATTCAAGTCCCATTCACGGTCGGAATTTGATGGCGGTGGATGATTTAAATGTCACCTGGACAGAACAGTCTGGCGAGATCATCACTCATCCACCTAATCCCCTCATATATCTTGACGGACGCGATGGCTACCGTGATGTGATTCCTCATTCGGGTTCAGATGCTCCACCTATTGAATTCACCGAATACGAAACCAATTCCCAACAAGGGTCGGTATATCAGTTTACGAACGTGAAGCCCAGGGATGTCATTCGGACGGTTTCTGTACAAGGGTTCAGCGAGGAAGACTTGAGAGAGAAAGTGAGAAAGATGACTTCCACCCTTGTCAACAAACCACTTACTCTTCTATGTCTGTATCCTGAAGGCGAACAGCGACAGCTCGTATGCAGATATATGAATGGCTTGGAGGGAGAGCAGACACGTAGCCGGTTCGGATTTCAGAAGAAGATGTCCCTGAAGTTTCGAGCTTTCGACCCGATGTGGTACGGAGAGTATTCTAAGGTGGATCGGGATAGCACGATGGCGATGAGCTCCACACGGATGAAAGTATATAATGCTGGTGATACGGAGCTATATCCAATCCTAAGGCTATATGGACCAGGGACAAATCCACTGGTAAAGTTGACAACAACCTGGAATGATGACCCGATCCATCAACTGAAGCTCAACTATAGCATTCCGACTAATCGTTATGTACTAATAGACATGCGACCAGGGAAGAAGCTGATCATTCTTGACGACGGTACCAACCTGTACGAGCACATCAACGCAACCTATAGTCAATTTTTCACGGTTCCGCGGGGAGTGTGGTCGGTAGATTTGGACTATACGGGTGGTACAGATGATAATAGCAGGTTGGAAATTGAATACCAGCTGGCATACTGGGGGGTGTAG
- a CDS encoding phage tail tape measure protein, translating to MSQSFGGIHGEVSLDYRKFQQGVTAVNRNMRVLKSEFDAGSAKAKAFGGAQQQLKFKSKSLGKQIALQRQKVDMLTRAHEKYVREVGRDAKQTQQLEVQLNKSRASLSRMEGSLKKVNSDLAQHTSKISKLGKGWAKAKGYSLEAGAAMTAMSAGIAVALGSAVKKAADFESQLSGIKAVTGASAGEMEKFRQLALDMGAETKYSASEAARAIEEMAKAGISAEKIMGGGLAGALDLAAAGELELAEAAEIAATALNAFKSDQLSVSKAADILAGAANASATSVSEMNQGLSQVAAVASGAGLSFEDTSTALATFAQNGLKGSDAGTSLKTMLLNLTPSSKEAKEQMKELGIVTREGKNIFYDTNGEIKSFADISEVLSEHLSDLSKEQRNAALKTMFGTDAIRAANIAFKEGSKGIEKMNKEMGKTTAAEVAAERMNNLNGTLEELKSAFETAQIEIGTAFLPVLKGLAEGLKGVVEWFSDLNPQTKESIAIFAAVTAGFLAVGAAIAGIIAVANPLTAALAGAAVLLGGMVAVNREASKELDKTRESARRFGEGVSEETMKAARGYVDLRDAALVNLNKLRISSREQATKIVDETVKIFAKMGDKIVKALEEDKIAIQTMVANLLGEVPDTLKPTVDFIGDSVTKSVDQMIRNVEEASEIIRRGLLEYGGDMTKMPAELAKAYQTALLTMDESGRAFAKKVEDIYGLMGKIQSEQGKITADGAKKWSGEIEKAYQDAVDAATDWATEMKKKLDTNSELTKAEYDASLEIIKQVEKDKKQVALQAKADSLEVLGESLSEEAQMYDLHGQEMAEKNKRNYLGYEETEAQLRERTKKSNEEYIQSVKEQADKAAKEVEEGWSALEAKYGQLGRESMEALTKSLQEGGVKARLVAESLGVQTKEGMRIDLGSEGEISINSFLEGLESGEYDSRDIAVAHMSQLRTIYGEGDFTEEGIRAIESFTEGLKGKDITAIAKEVGLDLESEMEINLGPYGKVTAESFALGLINGKYSFDAVYAYFRNQLQLGMTFDLSKEGRQNIETLRLGMQSKAIDVQEASRLMGLDIESGVKVDLGTKGKHSVQTLLQGLQSGKIDIKTFMDGVGHLLEKGAVVDLTGQGKRTGDSMTDGLSRSKNRLLEEAGELSNSVSKRLSSTTDGGGGKKTGANMALGIRSRNPMVRKEAYGISQTVSSTMGKTTDGGGGSNASGQFNKGILRGRVGAGNAASSVSQAARRNLKVSGAHGLGTDVASGFAGGIRSGKYGVIRAAASLATAAWSAIRSNMAIRSPSRKTMELGMFTAQGYEEGMKQRISEVARMGHLLAEASVPSGIPGRVGGLQSTPLSSTGSTTNITRNYYIHIEAGANHSMGDKVVEAIKRYESLHG from the coding sequence ATGAGTCAATCTTTTGGTGGAATCCATGGTGAGGTGTCGCTGGACTATCGGAAGTTTCAGCAGGGCGTAACCGCTGTGAATCGAAACATGCGGGTGCTCAAATCGGAGTTTGATGCAGGGTCAGCGAAGGCGAAGGCATTTGGAGGGGCACAGCAACAGCTCAAATTTAAGTCAAAGTCGCTGGGGAAACAAATTGCGCTCCAACGACAGAAAGTGGACATGCTGACACGTGCGCATGAGAAGTACGTGCGGGAAGTGGGGCGGGACGCAAAGCAGACGCAACAGCTGGAAGTTCAGCTGAACAAGTCACGAGCTTCTCTTTCTCGTATGGAAGGCAGTTTAAAGAAAGTCAACAGTGACCTTGCACAGCACACATCGAAGATCTCCAAGCTCGGCAAGGGTTGGGCAAAAGCGAAAGGGTACTCTTTGGAAGCGGGAGCGGCGATGACAGCGATGTCTGCGGGAATTGCGGTTGCACTTGGATCGGCAGTAAAAAAAGCGGCGGATTTTGAATCGCAACTCTCAGGCATTAAGGCGGTCACAGGCGCAAGCGCAGGAGAGATGGAGAAGTTTCGGCAACTGGCACTTGACATGGGGGCGGAAACGAAGTACAGCGCAAGCGAAGCGGCACGAGCGATTGAAGAGATGGCGAAGGCGGGCATCTCAGCAGAGAAGATTATGGGTGGAGGATTAGCGGGTGCGCTGGATTTAGCGGCAGCGGGGGAACTGGAATTAGCAGAGGCGGCGGAGATAGCGGCAACTGCACTCAATGCGTTTAAGAGCGACCAGTTGTCCGTGTCGAAGGCGGCGGATATTCTTGCTGGAGCGGCGAATGCGTCTGCTACCAGTGTCTCTGAAATGAATCAAGGGTTGAGTCAAGTGGCGGCAGTTGCATCTGGAGCGGGTTTATCCTTTGAGGATACTTCAACTGCACTGGCAACCTTCGCTCAGAACGGACTAAAAGGAAGCGATGCGGGAACCTCGCTTAAAACGATGCTCTTGAACCTCACCCCTAGCTCTAAAGAAGCGAAGGAACAGATGAAAGAGTTAGGGATCGTTACCCGAGAGGGAAAGAACATCTTCTATGATACCAACGGTGAGATCAAGAGCTTTGCGGATATTTCTGAAGTCCTGAGCGAACATCTGTCGGATCTGTCCAAAGAACAACGGAATGCCGCACTTAAAACGATGTTTGGTACGGATGCAATTCGGGCGGCGAATATTGCCTTCAAAGAGGGATCTAAAGGCATCGAGAAGATGAACAAGGAAATGGGAAAGACCACGGCGGCAGAAGTGGCAGCCGAACGGATGAATAATCTAAACGGTACGCTGGAAGAGCTGAAGAGTGCATTTGAGACCGCACAGATTGAGATCGGAACCGCCTTCCTACCTGTGTTAAAGGGATTAGCGGAGGGGCTTAAGGGAGTCGTCGAATGGTTCTCTGATTTGAACCCTCAAACGAAGGAGTCTATAGCGATTTTCGCGGCGGTAACAGCTGGCTTTTTAGCGGTTGGTGCTGCCATAGCAGGGATCATCGCAGTAGCCAATCCGTTGACGGCGGCACTAGCTGGAGCGGCGGTGTTGTTGGGCGGGATGGTTGCGGTTAATCGTGAAGCGTCTAAAGAGTTGGATAAAACGAGAGAGTCTGCTAGGCGTTTTGGAGAAGGGGTGTCTGAGGAAACGATGAAAGCGGCGAGAGGGTATGTCGATTTACGAGATGCGGCTTTGGTGAATTTAAATAAACTGCGGATATCCTCGAGAGAGCAGGCAACAAAAATTGTGGATGAAACGGTCAAGATCTTCGCTAAAATGGGCGATAAAATCGTGAAAGCACTGGAAGAAGATAAAATTGCCATCCAAACGATGGTAGCCAATCTTCTTGGAGAAGTCCCAGATACACTTAAACCAACCGTCGATTTCATTGGTGATTCTGTGACAAAGAGTGTAGACCAAATGATTAGGAATGTGGAGGAAGCGAGTGAGATTATCCGAAGAGGTTTACTCGAGTATGGCGGGGACATGACCAAGATGCCTGCAGAGCTTGCAAAGGCATACCAAACCGCCTTGCTTACCATGGATGAGAGTGGTCGGGCATTCGCTAAAAAAGTAGAAGATATCTATGGACTGATGGGGAAGATCCAATCGGAACAGGGAAAGATTACCGCCGATGGTGCGAAAAAATGGTCGGGTGAAATTGAAAAAGCGTATCAGGATGCCGTAGATGCAGCAACCGATTGGGCGACAGAGATGAAGAAAAAATTAGATACAAATAGCGAACTGACCAAAGCGGAGTATGATGCTAGTTTAGAAATCATTAAACAGGTGGAGAAGGACAAAAAACAAGTTGCCCTCCAAGCAAAGGCAGATTCGTTGGAAGTGCTAGGGGAAAGTCTTTCCGAAGAGGCTCAGATGTACGATTTGCACGGACAAGAAATGGCAGAAAAGAACAAAAGGAACTATTTAGGGTATGAGGAAACGGAAGCACAATTACGTGAGAGAACGAAAAAATCTAACGAAGAGTATATACAATCAGTGAAAGAGCAAGCGGACAAAGCAGCCAAGGAAGTGGAAGAAGGATGGAGTGCACTGGAAGCAAAGTACGGGCAATTGGGAAGAGAGTCGATGGAGGCATTGACAAAAAGTTTGCAAGAAGGGGGAGTGAAAGCACGGCTAGTAGCGGAGTCACTGGGTGTTCAAACAAAGGAAGGGATGAGAATCGACCTAGGTTCCGAAGGTGAAATCAGCATCAACTCCTTCTTGGAGGGTCTGGAATCGGGTGAATATGACTCAAGGGACATTGCCGTTGCCCATATGAGTCAGTTGAGGACGATTTACGGCGAAGGAGATTTTACTGAAGAAGGAATTCGTGCGATTGAAAGCTTTACCGAGGGACTAAAAGGTAAGGACATCACAGCAATTGCGAAAGAGGTCGGACTTGATCTGGAATCGGAAATGGAAATAAACCTAGGACCTTATGGAAAAGTGACTGCTGAAAGTTTTGCCCTGGGTCTAATAAATGGAAAGTATAGTTTTGATGCGGTATATGCTTACTTCAGGAATCAGCTTCAACTGGGGATGACTTTTGATCTGTCGAAAGAGGGTAGGCAGAATATCGAGACCCTACGGCTAGGGATGCAGTCCAAAGCGATTGATGTACAAGAAGCATCTCGTTTGATGGGGCTTGACATCGAAAGTGGCGTTAAAGTTGACCTTGGCACAAAAGGCAAGCACTCTGTGCAGACGCTCCTACAGGGGTTGCAGAGTGGGAAAATCGACATCAAGACGTTTATGGACGGCGTGGGACATTTACTCGAAAAAGGAGCGGTCGTAGACCTTACTGGACAGGGGAAGCGCACGGGCGACTCGATGACCGATGGATTATCGAGAAGTAAGAATCGCTTGTTAGAGGAGGCTGGTGAGTTAAGCAACTCTGTTTCTAAAAGGTTAAGTAGTACAACGGATGGTGGCGGAGGGAAAAAAACAGGAGCCAACATGGCTTTGGGTATTCGCAGTCGCAATCCGATGGTTCGAAAAGAAGCATACGGCATTTCCCAAACAGTGTCTTCTACAATGGGGAAGACAACCGACGGTGGTGGAGGTAGTAATGCAAGCGGTCAGTTCAATAAAGGCATCTTGCGAGGAAGAGTCGGAGCTGGTAATGCGGCATCATCTGTTTCTCAGGCAGCGAGGAGAAATCTTAAGGTGAGCGGAGCGCATGGATTAGGCACCGATGTTGCCAGTGGATTTGCGGGCGGAATTCGAAGTGGAAAGTATGGTGTTATTAGGGCGGCAGCGAGCTTGGCGACAGCGGCATGGAGTGCGATTAGGTCAAACATGGCGATTCGATCTCCCTCACGGAAAACGATGGAGCTGGGGATGTTTACTGCCCAGGGGTACGAGGAAGGGATGAAACAAAGGATTTCTGAAGTGGCAAGAATGGGACATTTACTGGCGGAAGCTTCGGTTCCAAGCGGCATCCCTGGACGAGTTGGGGGGCTACAGTCGACACCACTTTCAAGTACCGGTAGCACAACAAACATCACTCGTAATTACTATATTCACATCGAAGCAGGGGCTAACCATTCAATGGGGGATAAAGTAGTAGAAGCGATTAAGCGTTACGAGTCACTTCATGGTTGA
- the gpG gene encoding phage tail assembly chaperone G, which produces MLKIELQFDGEKKMYMADFISGRMFRRALDLVDKQQKFLKKMSELEETEEIQEEQQELLDELFLVISEVFTKQFTPQEYEAGTDARHLTNQSWAIVYGIVNQVFSPLSEDGNGDKKKKSV; this is translated from the coding sequence ATGTTGAAGATTGAGCTTCAATTCGATGGTGAGAAAAAGATGTACATGGCAGATTTCATTAGCGGGCGGATGTTTCGCCGTGCACTGGATTTGGTGGATAAGCAACAGAAATTCTTGAAAAAAATGAGTGAGCTTGAGGAGACAGAGGAGATTCAGGAAGAGCAACAGGAGCTACTAGATGAGTTGTTTCTCGTGATATCGGAAGTGTTCACCAAGCAATTTACCCCGCAGGAATATGAGGCTGGAACCGATGCAAGACATCTGACAAATCAGTCCTGGGCAATCGTTTATGGCATTGTGAATCAGGTGTTTAGTCCATTGTCCGAGGACGGAAATGGAGATAAAAAAAAGAAGTCCGTTTGA
- a CDS encoding major tail protein, with protein sequence MATQTQSGQVGLKDLYVAILTKDDGTGVEYEAPFKLAPAVNAKVSPKVESAVDYGDDGAVETATALGEIDVELEVNSLTIGSYEKLMGHTYMNGMLVKNADDISPYVALGFRSAKGDGSEVFVWLYKGRFQAAEQEYKTKEGNIQFQHPKLKGTFVNRSYDNNWMISGDSSDTEFGLKDMWFTEVIEKDTVAA encoded by the coding sequence ATGGCGACGCAAACGCAATCGGGTCAAGTGGGGCTAAAGGATCTCTATGTAGCGATTCTTACAAAAGATGATGGAACAGGGGTGGAGTATGAAGCGCCTTTTAAGTTAGCTCCAGCCGTAAATGCTAAGGTTAGTCCGAAAGTGGAAAGCGCAGTGGACTATGGGGATGATGGCGCAGTCGAAACAGCGACCGCGCTAGGTGAGATTGATGTGGAGTTAGAAGTGAACTCCCTTACGATTGGGTCATATGAGAAGTTGATGGGTCACACCTACATGAATGGTATGCTCGTTAAAAATGCGGATGACATCTCTCCCTATGTTGCGCTAGGGTTTCGATCAGCCAAGGGCGATGGGTCAGAGGTCTTTGTATGGTTGTATAAAGGCAGGTTCCAGGCAGCGGAGCAAGAGTACAAGACCAAAGAAGGGAATATTCAGTTCCAACATCCCAAATTGAAAGGGACATTTGTGAACCGCTCATACGATAACAACTGGATGATTTCTGGGGATTCTTCCGACACCGAGTTTGGGCTAAAAGATATGTGGTTCACAGAGGTTATTGAAAAAGATACGGTAGCGGCTTAG
- a CDS encoding DUF3168 domain-containing protein, which translates to MMDVQAIVYGALRNNDALLTLLGGDRIEYLKSEQNDFPYITYFFMNQTEGDYLDDEAVSEEVSMQVSIWVKNKGDEQPIAVEVDRTMKVLGLKRTLAMDLFEDDTQVIHKLLRYKGIFLKGE; encoded by the coding sequence ATGATGGATGTGCAGGCAATCGTATATGGCGCATTACGTAACAATGATGCCCTTCTAACTTTGCTAGGCGGTGACCGGATCGAGTATCTGAAGAGTGAGCAGAATGACTTCCCTTACATCACTTACTTTTTCATGAACCAGACGGAAGGGGATTACCTGGATGATGAGGCAGTGTCAGAAGAAGTGTCGATGCAGGTGTCGATCTGGGTGAAGAACAAAGGCGATGAACAACCGATCGCTGTTGAAGTGGATAGGACGATGAAGGTACTGGGACTCAAACGAACATTAGCGATGGATCTTTTTGAGGATGATACGCAGGTGATTCACAAGCTGTTGCGATACAAAGGTATATTTCTAAAGGGGGAATAG
- a CDS encoding HK97-gp10 family putative phage morphogenesis protein, translated as MTFRGMQEMLDKLESIGQHAQRVENRALRAGGDVLKETMSRNAPGPSARHTKHLKDNIECSNVKVKKGMKLVEVGPAKEFFYGFFLETGTSKMPPHPFVGVSCDEAAGEVLDVMANEIRQGIGL; from the coding sequence ATGACGTTTCGAGGCATGCAAGAGATGCTAGACAAGCTAGAGTCGATAGGGCAACATGCACAGCGGGTGGAAAATCGAGCACTACGAGCGGGTGGGGATGTTCTTAAAGAGACGATGTCCCGCAATGCACCTGGACCATCGGCGCGTCATACCAAACATTTGAAAGATAATATTGAGTGCTCCAATGTGAAGGTGAAAAAGGGAATGAAGTTGGTGGAGGTCGGACCCGCGAAGGAGTTCTTCTACGGTTTCTTTCTTGAAACTGGCACATCCAAGATGCCGCCTCACCCCTTTGTGGGTGTGAGCTGTGATGAGGCAGCGGGCGAAGTGTTAGATGTGATGGCAAATGAGATCCGGCAGGGGATCGGCTTATGA
- a CDS encoding phage head closure protein, with protein MRISDLSDRITLQRKQTTRDERGNTRTEWVEVTTIWASVQWVKGREYFEAAAIQAERTARVTIRHRDNTTTDLRIKYKDHLLDIQSVIDDVKGRRRFMELMCKEVDISV; from the coding sequence GTGAGAATCAGTGATCTAAGCGACCGCATCACCCTCCAGAGGAAGCAAACAACGAGAGATGAACGCGGGAACACTCGAACCGAATGGGTAGAGGTCACCACCATCTGGGCGTCAGTGCAATGGGTGAAAGGAAGGGAGTACTTTGAAGCGGCGGCTATCCAAGCAGAAAGAACCGCACGGGTGACGATCCGTCATCGTGACAATACAACGACCGACCTCCGTATCAAATACAAAGATCACCTTTTGGATATCCAGTCGGTCATTGACGATGTAAAGGGGAGGCGTAGGTTCATGGAGCTGATGTGTAAGGAGGTGGACATCAGTGTCTGA
- a CDS encoding head-tail connector protein: MKPSSEEVKQYLRIDGGEDDVILALLIDGAVEYLRNAGIEEIDSKLYMLAVMLYVALNYEHRDGADKVERFSYALESIIGQLRV, from the coding sequence ATGAAGCCGAGTTCAGAAGAAGTGAAACAGTACCTGCGTATAGACGGGGGCGAGGATGATGTCATCCTCGCTCTTTTGATTGATGGAGCCGTCGAGTATCTGCGTAATGCCGGTATAGAAGAGATAGATTCCAAGCTGTACATGCTCGCTGTGATGCTCTATGTCGCTCTCAACTATGAACATCGAGATGGAGCGGATAAGGTAGAGAGATTCAGCTATGCACTAGAGTCTATCATTGGGCAGTTGAGAGTGTGA
- a CDS encoding phage major capsid protein encodes MSELYQLKMSLKTVGDELSGTESKIAKKAGDPSASIKEIQELKSHKVELQERFDVLKDRHDHLEKEQKSLFQQNKSTLEGVSDPKEKVVKAKAELIRSTIRERPISTDVKAVLGDRNSTGGEKILPTTMTNELLHEPFVKNPLRGISTYTGITNLEIPKITFTLSDDAFIADTAAAKEIAADGDVVTFGRNKFKVFVPISETVLLATDTNLVQTVDQALQSGVAAKEKKVAFNMAPADPYKSLSFYGVGISEVEEKDLYLAIRSAIADLHEDYRDNATVVMRYADYLAIIEKLANNSVVLYNAQPEQILGKPVVFCDSATNPIVGDYRYSHFNYDPEIIYDRQKDVKTGIENFVLTAWFDHKIKLKSAFRIAKVTPEA; translated from the coding sequence ATGAGTGAATTGTATCAGTTGAAAATGAGCTTAAAGACGGTCGGGGACGAGTTGTCCGGGACGGAGAGCAAAATTGCGAAAAAAGCGGGTGACCCTAGTGCTTCAATTAAAGAGATTCAGGAGCTGAAATCGCATAAGGTGGAGCTTCAAGAGCGATTTGACGTGCTAAAAGATCGGCATGACCACTTGGAAAAGGAGCAAAAGTCCTTGTTCCAGCAGAATAAGAGCACATTAGAGGGGGTGAGCGACCCGAAAGAGAAAGTCGTGAAGGCGAAGGCAGAGTTAATCCGCAGCACGATTCGGGAACGCCCCATTTCTACCGATGTGAAGGCTGTTCTGGGGGATCGCAACTCGACGGGTGGAGAAAAGATTCTTCCCACTACGATGACGAACGAGCTTTTGCATGAACCGTTTGTGAAAAATCCACTTCGAGGCATTTCGACGTACACGGGCATCACGAATCTGGAAATCCCGAAGATTACCTTTACGTTAAGTGATGATGCATTCATTGCTGATACGGCAGCGGCAAAGGAGATTGCAGCCGACGGCGATGTGGTCACCTTCGGGCGGAACAAATTCAAGGTGTTTGTTCCTATTTCGGAAACGGTTTTGCTGGCGACGGACACTAATCTGGTGCAGACGGTAGACCAAGCCCTTCAGAGCGGGGTGGCGGCGAAAGAAAAGAAAGTGGCATTTAATATGGCTCCTGCTGATCCATACAAGTCCCTTTCTTTTTACGGTGTGGGCATTAGTGAAGTGGAAGAGAAAGATCTATACTTGGCGATTCGCTCAGCGATTGCGGATTTACATGAGGATTATCGGGACAATGCGACGGTCGTTATGCGCTACGCGGATTATCTGGCGATAATCGAGAAGCTAGCCAACAACAGTGTGGTGTTGTACAACGCTCAGCCTGAGCAGATTCTAGGTAAGCCGGTGGTGTTCTGTGACTCGGCAACCAATCCAATTGTAGGCGACTACCGCTACTCGCACTTCAACTATGACCCTGAGATTATCTATGACCGTCAAAAAGATGTGAAAACAGGCATCGAAAACTTCGTCCTGACCGCTTGGTTTGATCATAAGATCAAGCTGAAAAGCGCATTCCGCATCGCTAAAGTTACGCCTGAAGCATAA